Proteins encoded within one genomic window of Flavobacterium sp. NG2:
- a CDS encoding ATP-binding protein, producing the protein MKSIRNTLFLFLLLVLSSTISFSQNDSILKQKAEADVKHATKLMLEGKHEESLIKSRQALKEAIALNDDNLIANSYNTIAANFDQLTEFEKAFFYYKKGLFYAERTNNNKLKNWLNNNLANIYCFDKKEYKKGIYHYKKSLSFSNKIKDSSQIIFTKLNITWAYFDIGQFENGLPYLNFINKYHPKHGNSNTDVALNMLNGMYHSHYNNSQKAIGYFEKAIRIGQKESDKSDLSFTHLEYSKFLSKTKNFQKAFENLERYNALTKEINNDDKLKKANVAGINLELDEYKREIDTIESKFKTKEQLMIENQTRNKRISIIIISALIIIIIIFYFFFQNTKLKQKNKLKDVQSKIQRNIINATVSGQELERKKIASFLHDNISALLSSADMHLSVFNAKNKIQSDELSKTKSILKEAHDKVRDLSHELIPSLLTRFGLYYALQDLCEKNSNSHLQFEYLSTINIKKRYNEDFELKMYFIITELLNNIIKHSHASQAQLNLIEKKDELLIKIIDNGRGFDTKKFNIIEGFGLNQIRARIKNMDGKIRIKSTINVGTTIHIKVPIAQKK; encoded by the coding sequence ATGAAATCAATTAGAAATACACTTTTCCTATTTCTACTACTAGTTCTCTCTAGTACTATTTCATTTTCACAAAACGACTCCATTTTAAAACAAAAAGCAGAAGCAGATGTTAAGCATGCTACAAAGTTAATGCTTGAAGGAAAACATGAAGAGTCATTAATTAAATCAAGACAAGCTCTAAAAGAAGCAATCGCCTTAAATGACGACAACCTAATTGCCAATTCATACAACACCATTGCAGCCAATTTTGACCAACTTACTGAATTTGAAAAAGCTTTTTTCTATTATAAAAAGGGACTGTTTTATGCAGAACGGACAAACAACAATAAATTAAAAAATTGGCTCAATAACAATTTAGCAAACATCTATTGCTTTGACAAAAAAGAATACAAAAAAGGAATTTATCACTACAAAAAATCACTTTCATTTTCCAATAAAATTAAAGATTCCTCACAAATTATCTTTACCAAACTGAACATCACTTGGGCTTATTTTGATATTGGTCAATTTGAAAATGGCTTACCCTATTTAAATTTCATCAACAAATACCATCCTAAACATGGGAATTCAAATACTGATGTCGCCCTGAACATGTTAAATGGAATGTATCACAGTCATTACAATAACTCTCAAAAAGCCATAGGTTACTTTGAAAAAGCAATACGCATTGGACAAAAAGAAAGTGACAAATCCGATTTATCTTTTACCCATTTAGAATATTCAAAATTCCTTTCTAAAACTAAAAACTTTCAAAAAGCTTTCGAGAATCTCGAACGCTACAATGCTCTTACAAAAGAAATAAACAATGACGACAAGCTAAAAAAAGCAAATGTTGCTGGCATCAATTTAGAACTCGATGAATACAAAAGAGAAATCGACACCATTGAATCCAAATTCAAAACCAAAGAGCAATTGATGATTGAAAATCAAACCCGAAATAAACGCATTAGTATTATCATCATTTCTGCTTTGATTATCATTATTATTATTTTTTATTTTTTCTTTCAAAACACCAAATTGAAACAAAAAAACAAACTTAAAGACGTTCAAAGCAAAATCCAACGTAACATCATCAATGCTACAGTGAGCGGCCAGGAACTTGAACGCAAAAAAATAGCCTCTTTTTTACACGACAATATCAGTGCTTTATTATCCTCTGCAGATATGCATTTAAGTGTTTTTAATGCCAAAAATAAAATCCAATCCGATGAATTAAGTAAAACTAAGTCTATTTTAAAAGAAGCCCATGATAAAGTAAGAGACCTTTCACACGAACTTATCCCTTCCTTACTGACACGTTTTGGACTTTATTACGCACTTCAAGATTTATGTGAAAAAAACTCCAATTCCCATTTACAATTTGAATACTTAAGTACCATAAATATTAAAAAAAGGTATAATGAAGATTTCGAATTAAAAATGTACTTCATCATCACTGAGCTCTTAAACAACATTATCAAACACAGTCATGCCAGTCAAGCTCAATTAAATCTTATTGAAAAAAAAGATGAATTATTAATAAAAATTATTGACAACGGCCGAGGTTTTGACACCAAAAAATTCAACATCATTGAAGGTTTCGGACTCAATCAAATTCGTGCCCGTATCAAAAATATGGACGGTAAAATTCGCATTAAATCAACCATCAACGTAGGCACTACTATCCATATTAAAGTACCTATTGCTCAAAAAAAATAA
- a CDS encoding response regulator transcription factor, translated as MEEKIRIHLADDHHVLIDGMKNLLNTISNYDVVGFSLDGTTLYDDVKANKTHILILDISMPKKDGLEVLKEFNEKGFPCKVIILSSYDDLKIIKEVMNLGASGYLSKRSASENIVEAIQSVHNGEKYYCDLVRESIFAKATQNIPNSIKQKNTIAKSLTEREIEIITLISLEYSGKEMSEILSISVNTVETHRKNILKKLKAKNTISIVKFAIKNNLITD; from the coding sequence ATGGAAGAAAAAATACGCATTCACTTAGCTGATGACCATCATGTCTTAATCGATGGTATGAAAAACTTACTTAACACTATTTCAAACTATGATGTAGTGGGATTTTCTTTGGACGGAACTACACTTTATGATGATGTCAAAGCAAATAAAACACATATTCTCATTCTTGATATTAGTATGCCTAAAAAAGATGGTCTAGAAGTACTTAAAGAATTTAACGAAAAAGGATTCCCTTGCAAAGTAATTATTCTATCAAGCTATGACGATTTAAAAATCATTAAAGAAGTCATGAATCTTGGCGCTTCAGGTTATTTATCCAAACGATCTGCGAGTGAAAACATTGTTGAAGCAATTCAGTCCGTTCATAATGGAGAAAAATATTATTGTGATTTAGTAAGGGAAAGTATTTTTGCAAAAGCGACACAAAATATCCCTAATTCAATTAAACAAAAAAATACCATTGCAAAATCATTAACCGAACGTGAAATTGAAATCATCACGTTAATATCTTTAGAATATAGCGGCAAGGAAATGAGTGAAATATTATCCATCAGTGTCAACACTGTTGAAACACATCGAAAAAACATCCTCAAAAAACTAAAAGCCAAAAACACTATAAGTATTGTAAAATTTGCTATTAAAAATAATTTAATCACGGATTAA
- a CDS encoding DUF4293 domain-containing protein — translation MIQRIQTIYLLLAFVTTGILPFIFPLWTLNNGENFYFMQSQLYVVLLGLSTTLSIISIISYKKRQTQFVLGRLNIILNLILLGLFVYRSLNLSGETVFVSEKGIGMFLPIVTIVLLVLANKAIKKDEDLVKSVDRLR, via the coding sequence ATGATACAAAGAATACAAACCATATACCTACTACTTGCCTTTGTAACGACAGGAATCTTACCTTTTATTTTTCCTTTATGGACATTAAATAATGGTGAAAATTTCTATTTTATGCAAAGTCAACTTTATGTTGTTTTATTAGGACTAAGTACAACGCTTAGCATCATCAGTATCATATCGTATAAAAAAAGACAAACTCAATTTGTACTAGGCAGATTGAATATCATATTAAATTTAATTTTATTAGGATTGTTTGTATATCGTTCGCTAAACTTATCTGGAGAAACGGTATTCGTTTCAGAGAAAGGTATTGGGATGTTTCTTCCTATTGTCACTATCGTATTATTAGTACTTGCTAATAAGGCCATCAAAAAGGACGAAGATCTTGTAAAATCTGTGGATAGATTGAGATAA
- the rho gene encoding transcription termination factor Rho, producing the protein MFEISALKEMKLAELQEIAKAAKTIKFNGVKKETLIGLILEHQASNNANSVPDVKAEAATEAEKSKRVRIQPAKKVAIQKAGNKPAVAKEVSNAETAPIVETEVVNEGEAKKDSNEESVDSTRKGPKIVKFSKSAYEKKIALKKEKEETKVVSNEGEEVAENTASEVAETTVSAKKNNPNQANKQNQNQNQNPNFKNKKNNFRDADFEFDGIIESEGVLEMMPDGYGFLRSSDYNYLASPDDIYLSTSQIRLFGLKTGDTVKGVVRPPKEGEKFFPLVRVLKINGHDPQVVRDRISFEHLTPVFPSEKFKLAERQSTISTRIIDLFSPIGKGQRGMIVAQPKTGKTMLLKEIANAIAANHPEVYLIVLLIDERPEEVTDMQRSVRGEVIASTFDREPQEHVKIANIVLEKSKRLVECGHDVVILLDSITRLARAYNTVQPASGKVLSGGVDANALQKPKRFFGAARNVENGGSLSIIATALTETGSKMDEVIFEEFKGTGNMELQLDRKIANKRIFPAIDLTSSSTRRDDMLLDENTLQRMWIMRKYLSDMNPIEAMDFINDRFRKTRNNEEFLISMND; encoded by the coding sequence ATGTTTGAAATTTCTGCATTAAAAGAAATGAAGCTTGCTGAGCTTCAAGAAATAGCAAAAGCTGCTAAAACAATAAAATTCAATGGTGTAAAAAAAGAGACCCTAATTGGTCTTATTTTGGAACATCAAGCTTCAAATAACGCTAACTCAGTTCCTGATGTTAAAGCGGAAGCAGCTACGGAAGCTGAAAAATCTAAAAGGGTACGTATACAACCTGCGAAAAAGGTGGCTATTCAAAAAGCAGGGAATAAACCAGCAGTTGCAAAAGAGGTTTCTAATGCTGAAACTGCACCGATTGTAGAAACTGAGGTAGTGAATGAGGGAGAGGCAAAAAAAGATTCGAATGAGGAATCTGTTGATTCGACTAGAAAAGGACCTAAAATTGTAAAATTTAGTAAGTCGGCATACGAAAAGAAAATAGCATTAAAGAAAGAGAAAGAAGAAACTAAGGTGGTTTCTAATGAAGGTGAAGAGGTAGCTGAAAACACTGCTTCGGAAGTTGCTGAAACGACTGTTTCTGCTAAAAAGAATAACCCTAATCAAGCTAATAAGCAAAATCAAAATCAAAACCAAAATCCTAATTTTAAAAACAAGAAAAATAATTTTAGAGATGCTGATTTTGAATTTGATGGAATAATTGAAAGTGAAGGAGTATTGGAAATGATGCCTGATGGCTATGGTTTCTTACGTTCTTCGGATTATAATTACTTAGCTTCTCCAGATGATATTTATTTGTCAACTTCGCAAATTCGTTTGTTTGGATTAAAAACAGGGGATACTGTAAAAGGAGTGGTAAGACCTCCGAAAGAAGGCGAGAAATTTTTCCCTTTAGTTCGTGTACTTAAGATTAATGGTCATGATCCTCAAGTAGTACGTGATAGAATATCATTTGAGCATTTAACGCCCGTTTTTCCTTCTGAAAAATTCAAATTGGCCGAAAGACAAAGTACTATTTCAACTCGAATTATCGATTTGTTTTCTCCAATAGGAAAAGGACAACGTGGTATGATTGTAGCACAGCCTAAAACGGGTAAAACTATGTTGCTGAAAGAAATTGCGAACGCAATTGCAGCCAATCATCCAGAGGTGTATTTAATCGTGTTGCTTATTGACGAACGTCCAGAGGAGGTTACAGATATGCAACGTTCTGTACGTGGAGAAGTAATTGCTTCTACTTTTGATAGAGAGCCTCAAGAACATGTAAAAATTGCAAATATCGTTCTAGAAAAATCAAAAAGATTAGTAGAATGTGGGCATGATGTAGTGATTCTATTAGATTCTATTACACGTTTAGCTCGTGCATATAATACGGTTCAACCAGCGTCTGGAAAGGTTTTGAGTGGAGGTGTTGATGCTAATGCTTTACAGAAACCAAAACGCTTTTTTGGAGCGGCTAGAAATGTAGAGAATGGTGGTTCGTTGAGTATTATCGCAACTGCTTTGACTGAAACAGGTTCTAAAATGGATGAGGTTATCTTTGAGGAATTCAAAGGAACAGGAAATATGGAATTGCAATTGGATCGTAAAATTGCTAACAAACGAATTTTCCCTGCGATTGACTTGACGTCTTCTAGTACTCGTCGTGATGACATGCTTTTGGATGAGAATACTTTACAAAGAATGTGGATTATGCGTAAGTATTTGTCAGATATGAATCCAATAGAAGCAATGGACTTTATTAATGATCGTTTTAGAAAAACCAGAAATAATGAAGAGTTTCTAATTTCTATGAATGACTAA
- a CDS encoding RsmB/NOP family class I SAM-dependent RNA methyltransferase: protein MRLHRNLVYTTIDSLNAIFNEGEYADKVVARALKKDKRWGSSDRKFVAETIYEIVRWKRLYAEVAEVKEPFDRDNLWRMFSVWAVLRGYPIPDWRQLEGTPERKIKGRFDELSKTRAIKESIPDWMDELGVKELGEEVWAKEIAAQNQPAKVILRTNTLKTTKENLRAVLMDLDIETEALPDQPEALVLKERANVFMTDVFKQGFFEVQDANSQLVASYLDVKPGMRVVDTCAGAGGKSLHIAALMENKGQLIAMDLYESKLKQLKIRAKRDGVFNIEYRIIDSTKVIKRLHGTADRVLIDAPCSGLGVLKRNPDAKWKLKPEFIDNIRKIQSEVLESYSKIVKPGGKLVYATCSVLPSENQEQVERFLTTDIGKEFTFIKDHKILAHESGFDGFYMALLERKVKS from the coding sequence ATGAGATTACATAGAAATTTAGTATATACCACTATTGACTCCTTAAACGCTATTTTTAACGAAGGAGAATATGCCGATAAAGTGGTTGCAAGAGCATTAAAAAAGGACAAAAGATGGGGAAGTTCCGATCGTAAATTTGTTGCCGAAACCATCTACGAAATCGTACGTTGGAAACGATTATATGCCGAAGTTGCCGAGGTCAAAGAACCTTTTGACCGCGATAATTTATGGAGAATGTTTTCTGTTTGGGCCGTATTAAGAGGCTACCCAATTCCAGATTGGCGTCAACTAGAAGGAACTCCTGAGAGAAAAATCAAAGGGCGTTTTGACGAATTATCAAAAACAAGAGCTATCAAAGAATCTATTCCTGATTGGATGGACGAACTTGGTGTTAAAGAATTAGGTGAAGAGGTTTGGGCAAAAGAAATTGCTGCTCAAAATCAACCTGCCAAAGTAATTCTAAGAACCAACACTCTAAAGACTACAAAAGAAAATTTAAGGGCCGTATTAATGGACTTAGATATCGAAACTGAAGCCTTACCTGACCAACCGGAAGCTCTAGTACTTAAAGAAAGAGCAAATGTCTTTATGACTGATGTTTTCAAACAAGGTTTCTTTGAGGTTCAAGATGCTAATTCACAATTAGTAGCAAGCTACCTAGATGTAAAACCAGGAATGAGAGTAGTTGATACTTGTGCGGGTGCAGGTGGAAAATCATTACACATTGCGGCTTTGATGGAAAACAAAGGGCAATTAATTGCGATGGACTTGTATGAAAGCAAATTGAAGCAATTAAAAATTAGAGCAAAACGTGATGGTGTTTTCAATATTGAATACCGTATAATCGATAGCACTAAAGTAATCAAAAGATTGCACGGAACTGCTGACCGAGTTTTGATTGATGCTCCCTGTAGTGGTTTAGGTGTTCTAAAAAGAAACCCAGACGCTAAATGGAAATTGAAACCTGAATTCATCGATAACATTCGTAAAATTCAGTCAGAGGTTTTAGAAAGTTATTCTAAAATTGTTAAACCAGGCGGAAAATTAGTGTACGCAACTTGCTCGGTCCTTCCATCGGAAAATCAAGAACAAGTTGAGCGCTTTTTAACTACTGATATAGGTAAAGAATTCACTTTTATTAAAGACCATAAAATACTAGCTCACGAGTCTGGTTTTGACGGTTTCTATATGGCTTTATTAGAACGAAAAGTTAAAAGTTAG